GCCGGGCTGCCCGTTCTGTCAGTTGAATCGGATGCTCACTCACCTCTCCCGAAACTTCCGGAAATCCGGGTAAACCTTCATGCGATTGCTGATCGCCATCCGGATCTTCATCGATTAGTGAGGAGATTACATCGTCTAAATTATCATCTTCAAGTGCCATTCTGTTCTTTACTCTTTTGTTCTGTTAGAAAACGTATAGTAGTCCACATCATTTTTGGTAAACAAGTTCAATACACCGGCACTAACAAGGTTTACCAAAATCCTGGATGCCCTGTATGAGGTTTGGTTGATCAGGTTCGCAAAGTTGGAAACCGTAATTTCGCCATATTCATTCAGATAACGAAACAACATCTGTTCATTTTTTCCATATTCAAATGTCACCCCTTCAGAAGAATACTGCTGTTTGAGAACTTCTGTAACTTCATCGCTGGCAACTACACTGGAATCCCCGCGTCGTACATACACAAGGCGCTTTTTTTTGTTTTTATTATAAACCGGCTTTACTTCTGCTTCCGGCACATGAACAACCATTACATCAACGGGTCCGGCATGGACGAGTTCAATTTTAATTTCAGCTTCCGGAACGCAGAGGTCCTGGGCTGCTTTCATCAGCAGAAATTCTTCCTCAAAATACTCCCTGATGCCGGGAATCGTACCGTTATCATCAACCCCAACCAATATGGTACCGCCCTTGGTATTTGCAAATGCTGCAATTTCACGGGCAATTTTTTCAGCAGTTGGGATGGTACGTTTAAATTCAAGAAAGCGCCCCTCACCGGTTTGAACAAGGTTTTTCAGGTCTCCGGGGGTCATTCGGGAGATCGCTATTTCACCATTTGGTAACTTCATCAATATGTGATTTGGTGTTTAAGATCCCTTCACAATTTGAACGCACTGTGAAGAATCTCAAATCATCTTCTCTTCTTTGGGATTACGTGTCATGAGCTCATATAGTGCATCACTTGGGTCTACATTTTCAAACAGCACTTTATGGACAGCTTTTGTTATCGGCATTTCCACGTTATTCTTTTCCGCCCATTGGTTCACCGAATCAGTAGTTTTAACCCCTTCCGCAACCATATTCATTCCATCGACGATTTCATCCAGTTTTTTTCCTTTACCGATATTGAATCCAACAAAACGGTTCCGGCTGTGTTCACTTGTGCAGGTAACTATGAGGTCGCCCATGCCGGTTAGCCCTGCAAATGTATCCTGCGACGCCCCCATTGTGGCTCCCATGCGTTTCATTTCGTGCAGACCCCGGGTGATGAGCGCTGCTTTTGCATTATCACCAAGTTCGGCGCCGTCCACAATTCCTGCAGCAATAGCCATAATATTTTTAAGCGCCGCGCCGATCTCCACACCCACAATGTCGTGATTCAGGTAAACCCTGAACATAGGGGTCATAAACGTATCCTGTATAATACGCGCCACACGCTTTGAATTTGCCGCTGCAACCACGGTTGTGGGTTTAAACTTACTTACCTCTTCTGCATGGCTCGGTCCGCTCAGAACGCCAATCTGATCTTCAAGTGTCGTACCATCCAGAACACTTACAAGGATTTGTGTTGGGGTTAAAAAGGTATCTTTTTCAATCCCTTTAGAAACGGTGACAACAATTTCCTTGCCTGTCAGGTGAGGCTTCACTTCTTTAGCTACAGAACGCAATGCGTGTGTTGGGGTGGCAAACAGAACAAGGTCTGCATTCTCTACGGTTGCTTTTAACGAGCTCGAAGCCTGTACAGATTCAGGCAGCGATACATCGCTGATATAAGAGGGGTTTTTATGACTTTTGTTGATCTTTTCAACAATTCTTTCTTCTCTCGCCCATACAGTTACCGGAAATCCGCCGTGCCCCAGTACAACTGCAAGTGCGGTTCCAAAACTGCCCGCACCTATTATTCCAATCTTTTTCAAACTACTCCTTCTTCGTTTAGTCGCCCTTTTGATGGTTTAAACGATTCAATTCTGTTTTCATTACCGTTCATGAGCCGGTTTATGTTTCCTTTGTGTTTTATAATAATACCAAGTGCAATCACACTGCTAAAAATGATAATACTGCCATCGATATGCCAATCAAATCCGTATCGCAAAATCAATTGTGAAAAAGGGTATACAAACGCGCCGACTATAGAGGCAAGCGATACGTACCGGGTAGAAAACATAATGATTAAAAAGAGTGCCAGTGTAATGGATATCGATAAAGGTTCAATTCCATAAAGCATACCACAAGCTGTTGCAGCACCCTTGCCCCCGCTGAAATTTGCATACACCGGAAACATGTGCCCAATAACAGCAAAAACCCCACTGAGAATCAACACCATTGAGTTTATGTCCCAATTCTCATAAAGTACTAATGGCCCGCTTCCCACATGAAACGCCAGCTGGCTCACAAAAAGGGTGCAGAAGAGTCCTTTTCCAAAATCAAAGAGCAGCACGAGGGTTCCTGCCTTCCAGCCAAGAATTCTGAATGTGTTTGTAGCACCGGCATTTCCGCTACCGTGTTCGCGAATGTCCACATTCCGGACAAATTTACCGTACCAGAGCGAGCTGGGAATAGCCCCGATCAGGTAGCTGATAACAATAACAGTAAGTAGTGATATCATTGAAAGCGATTCCAAATAGATTTCAATTCAACTACATTATAAGAAATTGCCGAATGAATCGAGAGATAAGTTTTACATACCGACTCATTTCAAAACAAAAAAACCGACACCTAAATGTCGGTTCTTATTTGTGAAATTTTAAACAACTGCCTAAACGTGTCGTTCTGCGTGATAGGATGATCGAACGAGCGGCCCGCTCTCTACGTGTTCAAGACCAAGATTTTCGCCGATCTCTTTATATTCGGCAAACTGGTTGGGATGCACCCACTCCACTACCGGATGATGCATTTTGGTTGGCTGCATGTATTGGCCGATCGTAAGCACATCCACATTGTGATCCACACAATCCTGCATCAGTTCAATAACTTCTTCTCGGGTTTCACCCAAACCTACCATAATCCCGGTTTTTGTCCGCAACCCCTGGTCCTTACAGCGCTGCAGAAGCTCCAGAGAACGCTCATATTTCGCCTGAGGCCGCACGGATCGGTAAAGGCGGGGAACGGTCTCGAGATTGTGACTCAAAACGTCAGGCGGAGTATCAATCACGATTTGTAGTGCGTCATCCCACGCACCTCTGAAATCGGGAATCAGTGATTCTATGGTTACTCCCTCAATCATTTCGCGAAGCACTTTATGACACTCTGCAAATATCGGTGCACCGCCATCTTTTCTCTCATCGCGGTTTACAGAGGTAAGCACCACATGTTTCAGTTTCATTTTTGATGCGGCATCAGCCACACGCCGCGGCTCATCCCAGTCGAGACCCTGCACCGGACGCCCGGTTTTAATGGCACAGAAAGCGCACGAACGGGTGCATATATCACCCAGAATCATAAACGTAGCCGTTCCGGCACCCCAGCATTCGCCCATATTCGGGCAGCGGGCCTCAGAACAAACGGTATTCAGATTGTTCTTCCTGATGGTATCGGAAACTTCTTTAAACTTCTCTCCGGATGGAAGTTTTACACGGAGCCAGTCCGGACGTCTCTGCCCGGGTGTGGAATCTTCTAATACGTTTAATTCTTTAATCATTACGCTTCTTTTAAAATTTGATCAGAATGATATTCTTTCTACCTGAAGATAGTGTGAATTTTGGAAAGGTGTTACCCAACCGTGCCGACTGATTATCCGAGTTGAACATATTACCCGCTTACAGCCACCGAACCTGATAGTTTCTGTTTGAGATCGGAGAGTGTCTTTCCGGAAACGGCATGTGCACCAAATTGATTGGCAAAGTGAACTGCAATTCGCTCTTTTACTTCGGTTATATCCAACGACCGACCGGCTAACTCGGATAACCCGGAAACTTTCTTGTCTGATATGCCGCACGGTACGATGTGATCAAAGTAACTAAGATCCGTGGATACATTCAGAGCGAAACCATGCATGGTAACCCAGCGCGAGCAACGAATTCCCATTGCACAAATTTTTTGCTGACCTACCCACACTCCGGTCAAACCATCAATTCTTCCCGCTTTAATACCAAAATCACTGCAGGTTTTTATGATAACCTCTTCCAGGTAGCGCAGATATTTGTGCACATCCGTAAAATGTCTGTCCAGGTCCAAAATCGGGTAGCCGACAATCTGTCCCGGTCCGTGATAGGTAATATCTCCGCCCCGGTCGTTTTCTATAAATTCTGCTTCAATCTCATTCAGTTCAGCGGCACTTTTCAATAGGTGGCCCGCATCGCCGCTTTTCCCAAGCGTGTACACGTGGGGGTGTTCTACAAACAGAAGGGAATCGGAGACTGGTTTTCCCTCCTCAGGTGCAGCTCTGAACCGTAGTTTTTGATCGATCAGTTGCTTTTGCAGGCGGCGCTGCAGATCCCAGGCTTCACGATATGGTATTCTGCCGATATCGAATATTTCTACCGATTTACTCATGCCTGAAGATAAGGAAAAGGAAGCATAATGCCCATACGCACACTGCCCGTCAAAGCTCAACGGGCAGTGTTAAAGGTGAACGATCTTACCGGGCTGATTGCCAGGTATTTATCAGCGAAGTGTAAAGGTAATCGGCATGGTATATTGAACCCGAACCGGTCGGCCGCGCTGCATCCCCGGCGTAAATTGCGCATTTCTTATAACCCGAAGGGCTTCTTCATCACAACCTCCTCCGATTCCCCGAATGACCTGGGGGTTTTCTACTTCACCCTTCTCGTTGATGATAAACTGCACAATGACCCGCCCCTGAATGTTCGCACGAGCTGCAAGTTCGGGATAGCGGACTTCCTGCTGCAGTGCGGAAACACCGCCTTTCAGCTGCGGCATATCCTCGACGAAAACGAAGAAATCCTCTTCCGGTTCATCCGCATCTTCACGTTGTGGGGGCGGTGGTGGTGGTAGATGTCCGTCACTAAAGAGATTCAGCTCTGAATCGATCATGATTTCCACATCATCAATAATCACATCGTTGGGCACTGCAACCGGAACCGGCGGCCGCGGTGGGGGTGGTACCCTCTCCTGCTGCCGGGTCTGTATAATCTCCTCCATCTCAATAATTTCCTGCTCGTGAAAAACAATATCCTGCTGGCCTGATGGCTTGATCGTAATTTTTGTGAGTCCAATCAAAATCGCTAACGAAAGTATCAATCCAATTTGTAAAAAAATCGTGTAATACCTCCGGAGATCTACTTCCGGTCTTCTCTGATTAGTGAATCTGATTTCGTTATTTTTTGTTTCTTTTTTCATAGTTAACCTCCCGTCACCGTCTCCTTTTATCTCGGTGTTTTCTTTATTAGAAAGCTATAATAAAATTATGAAGGAGATATGTTTTTTGGTGCAGGATAGAATTGGAAAAGCGCTTTATCATCAGATAAAAAAAGTGCAGAATAGAATCTTGCAGCCGTTTTTTAATATGGCAATATACATTTTATAATATTAGCCAGTGCACTACAATCTAAAACGTTGAGTCTGCTAACGAGAATGGATGAAGTGTATTTCTGCCATATATTTATTCGCGCAAAGTTTCTCTGATTGTAGCAGATAGTATTCTTTTTATTCAGGACTTATCAGCGAGAATCTGTAAAAAAAGAGGTGGATTGATTTTCCATTGTGAGAGCACAGCTTCTTTATTAAGGGGGATGAGTGGTTTGATTGCCCTCTCAATTTTATAGAATTTCAATGCAGCCGGACACAAAAAAGGCAGGTTTTCACCCGCCTTTTTTCACAATTCATCCGCTATGTAAATCGGTTGATTATTTCTTCTTCGGCTTTGAACCAAGATGTACTCCTTCGCCATACGCTTCAGCTACAGCTTCCATTACCGCTTCGCTCATCGTGGGGTGAGGATGCACTGCGCTAATGATTTCGTGCCCGGTGGTCTCGAGATCCCGCGCAACCACTGCTTCTGCGATCAGTTCTGTAACGTGTGAACCGATCATGTGGCAGCCAAGCCATTCGCCATACTTCTTATCAAAAACGACTTTCACAAAGCCTTCTTCATGGCCAAGGCCTGCAGCTTTACCGCTGGCTGAAAATGGAAATTTTCCAACCATAATATCGTATCCCTCGTCTTTTGCCTGTTGTTCAGTATATCCAACAGATGCGACTTGCGGCTCACAATAGGTACAACCAGGAATGTTATCATACTTAATCGGGTGCGGGTTTTCACCAGCAAGCTGTTCAACAAGAACAGTCGCTTCATGTGATGCTTTGTGTGCCAGCCACGGCGCACCGATTACATCGCCAATTGCGTAAATATTATCTGCAGAAGTTTTGTAAGTGGATTTATCAACTTTAATAGCACCTTTCTCGTGCTCAACACCGGCTTCTTCCAGCCCGATATCCTCCACATTTCCGGTAACTCCTACGGCTGAGAGAACAACATCCACTTCGATCTCTTCTTTGCCATTTTTAGTCTTAATCGTAACCTTCGCTCCTTTCCCTTTCTTCTCAACTTTCTCAACAGTGCTTTCGGTAAAGATATTCACACCTTTTTTCTTGTAAATCTTGCCCAGCTCTTTGCCAACATCCTGGTCTTCTACAGGTACAAGTGTTTTCTGCAGCTCTACAAGCGTTACTTCCGTGCCGATAGAGTTATAGAAATAGGCAAACTCAACTCCGATGGCACCGGCACCGATAACCAGTAATTTCTTCGGCTGTTTTTCGAGCTGCATCGCTTTTTCTGAATCGATGATCAGCTTACCGTCAATCTCCAGGTTTGGAAGCTGCCGCGGCCGGGCTCCGGTTGCGATAATAAAATGTTTTGCTTTTATCGTCTCATTCTCTTTTCCTTTATCATCCTGCACCGCAAGTTCTTTGGCTGATTTAAACACGCCGGTTCCTCTCAGAACTTCGATGTTGTTCGCCTTCATAAGAAACTGAACGCCTTTACTCATCTTGTCGGCAACTTTTCGGCTTCTTTTGATCATTCCATCAAAATTCACTGAAAAATCTTTCACATCCACACCGTAGTCGGAGGCGTGGGTGATCGATTCAAAAACCTCAGCGGATCGCAGCAGTGCTTTGGTGGGAATACAGCCAATATTGAGGCAAACGCCGCCCAGTGATCGTTTCTCTACAACAGCGGTTTTAAATCCAAGCTGGGAGGCGCGTATTGCTGCTACATAGCCGCCGGGCCCGGTTCCAATTACACAAACGTCAAATTCTTTAGCCATCGGTTCGGTGATTTATAATAGTTGGTTTACGATTGGCAGACATTCGTTGCTGTTTGTCTGCGTGATTTTCTGATTTAGTCTTTCAAAATAAGAGATTTACATCAGATAAGTAAATCTGCAGGGTGATTAGAACAACCGTTTATTTGGCTCCCTTCTGCGGATGCTCGTCCCGCTTTTTTGAGTCCACCGGAAGGGCTACGGACGATCGTACATGAAGATCGCGCTGGGGAAATGGAATTTCGATATCCAGTTCATCAAACTTTTTCACAATCGCCTGGTGAAGCTCGTTCCTTAAAATATACCGGTCTTTCACATTCGAGATCCAGGCCCGAAGCTGCATATCCCAGGAAGAATCTCCAAATTCAATCAGATGCACCTGGTGCGCGGGGATTTTCATCACCCGCGGATGTTCCTCAGCTACCTCATTCAGCGCTTTCAAAACAATTTCCAGATCAGACGAATATGATACACCCACGTTGATATCGAGCCTGAAAGTAGGCTCGCCGTGGGAGTAGTTGATTACGTTATTCGATACAAACTCCGTATTCGGCACGATAATCGACACATTATTGAGCGTGCGGATTTTTGTTGATCGAATGTTGATCTCCGTTACATCACCTTCAATTCCTGCAACATCCACACGATCTCCAACACTGATCGGCCGCTCAAACATCACAATCAAACCAGAAATAAAGTTTGCCGTGATATTTTGCAGGCCAAAACCGATACCCACAGACAGAAGCCCGAAAATAACGGCGAGGCCGGTCAGATCAATCCCAACGAACTGGAAAGAGATCAGCACACCAATGGTAACGATCAGGTATTGTGAAACCCTGGCCAGCGTATATTGAAGGCCCGGATCGATCTCAAACCGATCGAGCACTTTGCCGTGCAGTACTTTTCTGACGAATGCTCCCAGGAACAGAAAAAATATCAGAAATACCAGGAATATCACCATCGACATAATGGTGACCGGCGTTTCCTGCAGCTCAAATAGGCGCATATTCAGGAAATCCTGCAACGCCGTCAGAAATTCATTCAATTCCATGGTCTGATATTAAAAAACTCCGGCCGTGATGACCGGAGATAATTCTGCTATTGTTCAGTGAAAAGTCACCGCACGTTTTGTGCCAATTATCGATCAACTTTCACATCCCAGATCTCTTCAGCATAATCGCGGATGGTTCTGTCGGATGAAAATTTACCAACACGTGCCGTGTTAAGCAGTGCTTTGCGGTTCCACTCTTTCTGATCTTTAAAGAGTTCATCCACTTCCCCCTGCTCCTTAACATACGCTTCGAAATCTGCCAGAACCAGGAAGTAATCCCCTTTTTCGAGCAGAGACTCAATGATCGGCTGGAAAAGTTCTTTATCGGAATTAAAGAATCCATCGCGAATCTGGTCAATCGCTTTCTTCAGTTCGGAGTTGGAGTTGTAATAATCCCACGGGTTATACCCTTCGCGGCGGAGAGTGTCTACATCATCCACGGTATTTCCGAAAATAAAGATGTTTTCATCGCCCACCTCTTCTTTAATTTCAACATTGGCGCCATCGAGTGTACCGATTGTGAGCGCTCCGTTGAGGGCAAATTTCATATTCCCGGTTCCGGATGCTTCCTTCCCGGCCGTTGAAATCTGCTCCGAAAGGTTTGCGGCAGGAATCATTTTCTCGGCCAGTGTTACGCTGTAGTTCTCCAGAAAGAGAAATTTGAGTTTATCGCCCACATCAGGATCGTTGTTGATCTTCTCTCCAACATCGTTCATAAGCTTGATAAACAACTTAGCGAGCGTATACCCGGGAGCAGCTTTTCCAGCCACCAAAATGGTCCGCGGAACGAAATCTCCATCGGAATTTTCCTTTATCCGGTTGTACTGTGTGATCGCATAGAGCGTAAGCATAAGCTGACGTTTGTATTCGTGAATCCGCTTAATCTGGATATCGAACATGGATTCCGTATTGATTTTCACATCCCGCTTATCTTCGATGTAATCGGCCATACGCTGCTTGTTGTTCTGTTTAATCTGAACAAACTTTTTCATGAACGATTTGTCATCTGCAAACTTCTCGATTTTTTTAAGCTGATCGAGATCGGTTACCCAACCCTCGCCGATTTCACCAGTAATCAGATCGGCCAGTTCACGGTTACACTGCCGCAACCAGCGCCGGGGTGTAATTCCGTTCGTCTTGTTTGTAAACCGTTCCGGGTAGATATCGTGAAAATCCCGGAAGAGTGTTTTCTTAATCAGGTCACTGTGTAGGGCGGCCACACCGTTAATTTTGTGTGATCCGACGATTCCAAGTGATGCCATGTGCACCACAGGATCCTCGCCTTCGCCCACGATAGAGAGCCGGCTGATCTTGCCGCGGTCATCACCAATATCGGCACTTACTTTCTGCAAAAATCTTCGGTTGATCTCATAAATAATTTGAAGGTGACGCGGCAGGAGATTTCTCATCAGTGATACGGGCCATTTCTCAAGCGCTTCGGGCATGAGCGTGTGATTAGTGTACGCCATGGTTTTTACGGTGATATCCCACGCTTTATCCCAGTCGAGGCCCTCTTCATCAATCAGAATGCGCATCAATTCCGGGATTGCCAGGTTTGGATGGGTATCGTTACACTGAATGGCAACCTTTTCAGGAAGTTTCGTCCAGTCATCTTCCGTTTTTTTGAACCGGCGGAGGATATCATTCATAGAAGCGGAAACCAGGAAAAACTCCTGCTTCAGCCGGAGCTCCTGCCCCACAAACATTTTATCGTTCGGGTAGAGCACCCTCGAAATATTTTCATTCAGCTGTGTATCCCGGACAGCATCGATATACTGACCCTGGTTAAAGCTCTTCAGGTCGATTGATGAGGATGATTCCGCTTTCCAGAGGCGCAGGTTATTCACCACATTGTTTTTAAAGCCTGGAACGGGCGTATCGTAAGCCACAGCTTTCACGGGGTGCGTATTCTCAAGTTTGAATCGAACATTCCCGTTTTCGTTCTGATAAGCTACCGAATCGCCATAGAAAGGAACGGTATACTGAATTTTTGGGCGGACAACATCCCACGGATTTCCGTATTGCAGCCAAAGGTCAGGCTTTTCAATCTGGAATCCATTCTCGATCGACTGATAAAAAATCCCGTAGTCGTATCGAATTCCGTAGCCGATAGCTGGAATGCCGAGCGTTGCCATCGAATCCAGGAAACAGGCCGCCAGCCTTCCCAGGCCGCCATTTCCGAGACCCGCATCCCATTCAGCATTACGGACCTTATCATAATCGAGGCCCATCTCTTCCATTGCCTCGGCAGCTTCATCCTGCATACCCAGGTTCACCAGCATGTTATCCAGAAGCCGGCCGATCAGGTACTCCATGGAAAGGTAATAAACCCTTTTTTTATCCTGTTTGTAGTAGCTCTGCTGAGTTTCAATCCATCGGTCGTGCAGACGGTCCATCACGCTGAGCACCACGCTCCGATAATTATCCCATCCTGTCGTTGAAAATTCGTCTTTGGCCAGTGTGTACCTCAGATGCTGCTTGATATCTTCTCTGAAAGAATCCGCATCCATTCCGCTACGTATGTTACTCTTCGTTTTTTTTGCCATAATTTGAAAATCCTAAAACTATTCGGTTTGTGTGATGTATTCTTTTAAACTTTATCTGCCATCCAATTAATAAACAGGCTTATACCGGCCTGCAGGTTTTTGGCTACTCTTTAACATAAATTCCATAATCGGGCTGAAACTTAGGGCGGGTCAGTTTACTCGCCAAACCCAGTTCATGAAACGATTCATAGGCATTAATTGCAACAAAATCTTGGTCAAAAATGCCAAAAACTGTAGAACCGCTACCGCTCATGGCTGCATAATCTGCACCAAAATCGAGCAGCTGATCTTTGATGTTCCCAACCATTTCGTGCTGCGGTATCACCGCCTGTTCCAGGTCGTTCTGCAGCAAGTACTGCCACTCTTCCAGCGGCTCTTCCAAAAGAACGCCTTTCAGCGAAAATCCGGGGTCGGGATTGGGAGCACAGTGCCGGTACGCTTCTGCCGTTGAACTTTCAAATCCGGGAAATACCGTTACGATCCAGGCGTCGGGCTGAATATCCGCAAAATCAATATCCTGACCAATCCCGCTGCCAATACCTGTTTTTCCGTATACAAAAAATGGAATGTCTGCGCCGAGATCTCTGCAAAGATCTACAATTTCATCATCCGATAATCCGGCATCTTCCATTTTATTGAGCATCCTGAAGGTCAGCGCCGCGTTACTGCTTCCGCCGCCCAATCCTGCCCCGGCGGGAATCTGCTTCGATACGGTAAAATGGTAGTTTCGCTTCAGTCCAACGTACGTATTAAAAGCGTTATAGGCCCGGGAAATCAAGTTGGTACCGTCAGTTGGAATGTCCGATCCGGTTATTGTTAATTCGTATTCATCAGAAATACGAACTTCAAAGCGATCGCTCCATTCAATAAATGCAAACCCGGTTTCTATCCTGTGATATCCGGTCGGGAGTTTTTCAAGTACATGAAGACCCAGGTTTATTTTTCCGTACGAATCAGCAATCCAGCGTTTATTGCTCATAGTTGCGTTCAGACCTAATCTTTGAATGTCAGTTTAAAAAAGAGAATGCTCAGCGCCAGTACCAGGGTGACTACGTTGGTTAGAATAATCGGTAAATCACCAATCATAATTCCATAGGTTAGCCACAACCCAACTCCCGTACAAAAAATCAGGTACATGCCGAGTGAGATATCTTTCGCAGATTTTGTTTTCCATGTTTTCATCACCTGCGGAAGAAAGGCAACGGTGGTACAAAACCCAGCCATCAGCCCGATAATTGTAAATGTCTCCATAAATTTTTCGGTTTTCTTTCAGTTAATTGTGTTGGATGAACCTACTCTTTTTCCCCGACATCTTCTTTCAGTTTCAGAAGATATTGATATGCTTCATCCCGGTCATTCGGTATTTCACCGTCAAATATTGCATTTTTGATTTTATCTTTCACTTTTCCAACGATTGGGCCGGGTTTCACATCAAAAACCTCCATAATATCTTCTCCTGAGATTGGATTGGTCCAGTTCCGGATTTTGTCTTTCTTTTCAACCGTTTTAATCTTCTTTTCCACGCGGTCGAAATTATTACGGTATTTTTGCACCCGCCACTCATTTTTACTGGTGATGTCGGCCCGACAAAGCGTCATCAGATCTTCAATATCATCGCCCGCTTCATAGATCAGCCTTCGCACGGCGCTGTCTGAAACCTCATCGGAAACGAGAGCGATAGGTCGCAGGTGGAGGCGCACCAGTTTCTGCACATATTTCATGCGGTCATCGAGCGGCAAACCAAGTCTGCGAAATATTTTTGGCGTCCATTTTGCACCCAGTGCATCGTGCCCGTGAAAGGTCCATCCCGCCGATTTTGAAAACCGTTTTGTAGGCGGCTTGGCGATATCGTGCATGATTGCAGCCCAGCGAAGCCAGAGATTATCACTTACCGCTGCAACATTATCGAGTACTTTCAGTGTGTGCCAGAAATTATCTTTATGGCGCTGACCGTTTTTCACATCAACTCCCTGCAGCTTCACCATCTCAGGGAAAAATTGCTCCAGGAGACCTGATTTTAGCAGAAGTTCGAATCCGTAGGAGGGTTTATGAGTCAGAACTATTTTATTCAGTTCCTCAATGATTCGCTCTTTGGAAATAATTGAAAGCCTGTGGGCCATTTTCTGGATGGCACTGAACGTTTCATCCTCTATTGTAAATTTTAGTTGAGCAGCGAATCGCACAGCGCGCATCATTCGGAGCGGGTCGTCCTCGAAGGTCTTCTCCGGGTCGATTGGTGTGCGGATGATCTTATTTTTCAGATCCTGCACTCCGTGAAAGGGATCCTGCAGCAGCCCGAATGTCTCTTCGTTCAGGCTCCACGACAGGGCGTTTATTGTAAGATCCCGGCGGAGCTGGTCATCTTTCAGCGTGCCGTTTTCAACAATTGGCTTGCGGGAATCGCGCCTGTAGC
The window above is part of the Rhodohalobacter sp. SW132 genome. Proteins encoded here:
- a CDS encoding glycogen/starch/alpha-glucan phosphorylase, coding for MAKKTKSNIRSGMDADSFREDIKQHLRYTLAKDEFSTTGWDNYRSVVLSVMDRLHDRWIETQQSYYKQDKKRVYYLSMEYLIGRLLDNMLVNLGMQDEAAEAMEEMGLDYDKVRNAEWDAGLGNGGLGRLAACFLDSMATLGIPAIGYGIRYDYGIFYQSIENGFQIEKPDLWLQYGNPWDVVRPKIQYTVPFYGDSVAYQNENGNVRFKLENTHPVKAVAYDTPVPGFKNNVVNNLRLWKAESSSSIDLKSFNQGQYIDAVRDTQLNENISRVLYPNDKMFVGQELRLKQEFFLVSASMNDILRRFKKTEDDWTKLPEKVAIQCNDTHPNLAIPELMRILIDEEGLDWDKAWDITVKTMAYTNHTLMPEALEKWPVSLMRNLLPRHLQIIYEINRRFLQKVSADIGDDRGKISRLSIVGEGEDPVVHMASLGIVGSHKINGVAALHSDLIKKTLFRDFHDIYPERFTNKTNGITPRRWLRQCNRELADLITGEIGEGWVTDLDQLKKIEKFADDKSFMKKFVQIKQNNKQRMADYIEDKRDVKINTESMFDIQIKRIHEYKRQLMLTLYAITQYNRIKENSDGDFVPRTILVAGKAAPGYTLAKLFIKLMNDVGEKINNDPDVGDKLKFLFLENYSVTLAEKMIPAANLSEQISTAGKEASGTGNMKFALNGALTIGTLDGANVEIKEEVGDENIFIFGNTVDDVDTLRREGYNPWDYYNSNSELKKAIDQIRDGFFNSDKELFQPIIESLLEKGDYFLVLADFEAYVKEQGEVDELFKDQKEWNRKALLNTARVGKFSSDRTIRDYAEEIWDVKVDR
- the ispE gene encoding 4-(cytidine 5'-diphospho)-2-C-methyl-D-erythritol kinase, with amino-acid sequence MSNKRWIADSYGKINLGLHVLEKLPTGYHRIETGFAFIEWSDRFEVRISDEYELTITGSDIPTDGTNLISRAYNAFNTYVGLKRNYHFTVSKQIPAGAGLGGGSSNAALTFRMLNKMEDAGLSDDEIVDLCRDLGADIPFFVYGKTGIGSGIGQDIDFADIQPDAWIVTVFPGFESSTAEAYRHCAPNPDPGFSLKGVLLEEPLEEWQYLLQNDLEQAVIPQHEMVGNIKDQLLDFGADYAAMSGSGSTVFGIFDQDFVAINAYESFHELGLASKLTRPKFQPDYGIYVKE
- a CDS encoding SemiSWEET transporter, with product METFTIIGLMAGFCTTVAFLPQVMKTWKTKSAKDISLGMYLIFCTGVGLWLTYGIMIGDLPIILTNVVTLVLALSILFFKLTFKD
- a CDS encoding CCA tRNA nucleotidyltransferase; translated protein: MDKNTQIDIPQQHTTLFKTIGKAADELDQSAYVVGGYVRDVYLGRLDTDDTTDIDFVTIGSGIQLAKSVAKKLGSKDVTVFKKFGTAQVKHNGLDLEFVGARKESYRRDSRKPIVENGTLKDDQLRRDLTINALSWSLNEETFGLLQDPFHGVQDLKNKIIRTPIDPEKTFEDDPLRMMRAVRFAAQLKFTIEDETFSAIQKMAHRLSIISKERIIEELNKIVLTHKPSYGFELLLKSGLLEQFFPEMVKLQGVDVKNGQRHKDNFWHTLKVLDNVAAVSDNLWLRWAAIMHDIAKPPTKRFSKSAGWTFHGHDALGAKWTPKIFRRLGLPLDDRMKYVQKLVRLHLRPIALVSDEVSDSAVRRLIYEAGDDIEDLMTLCRADITSKNEWRVQKYRNNFDRVEKKIKTVEKKDKIRNWTNPISGEDIMEVFDVKPGPIVGKVKDKIKNAIFDGEIPNDRDEAYQYLLKLKEDVGEKE